Genomic segment of Serinicoccus hydrothermalis:
AGCCCGCAGGGTCGGCACGGTAGTCTTGTACGTCGGTTCGCGCTGGAGCGCCGGACCGGTCTCGCAGACGACATACCGTGTCGGCTCGACCGGGTCCTGTGAACCTCCGGTGCGCGTCCGAGCCCACCGCGACCAGATGTGAGAAAGCGAGTTCAACGTGTACGCGATCGTCCGTGCTGGCGGCCGCCAGGAGAAGGTCTCCGTCGGCGACGTGCTGACCATCGACAAGGTCGGTGGTGACGCCACGGCCGGCGACACCGTCGAGCTCGCCCCCGTCCTCCTCGTCGACGGCCAGACCGTGACCACCGACGCCGACGCGCTCGGCAAGGCCACGGTCACCGCCGAGGTCCTGGGTGCGGTCAAGGGTCCCAAGATCGTCATCCAGAAGTACAAGAACAAGACCGGGTACAAGAAGCGTCAGGGCCACCGCCAGCCGCTCACCCAGGTCAAGATCACCGCGATCGACGCCTGAGCGTCGCACCGAGCCGAGAAGGAGTCAGCAGATGGCACACAAGAAGGGTGCGTCCTCGACCCGCAACGGTCGTGACTCGAACGCCCAGCGCCTCGGCGTGAAGCGCTTCGGCGGCCAGGTCGTCGGCGCCGGCGAGATCATCGTCCGGCAGCGCGGGACCCACTTCCACCCCGGTGAGGGTGTGGGCCGCGGCGGCGACGACACGCTGTTCGCCCTGGTCCCCGGCGTCGTCGAGTTCGGCGCCAAGCGCGGCCGCAAGACGGTCAACATCGTCACCGAGGAGACCGTCGGCGCCTGAGGCGCGACACGTCATACCTCGTCGACGCCGGTGGAGCCCTGGGGCTCCGCCGGCGTCGCGCTGTCTGCACCACCTGAGAGGATCACCCCATGGCCAACTTCGTGGACCGTGTCGTGCTGCACCTGCGCGCCGGCAAGGGCGGTCACGGTGTCGCCTCGGTGCACCGCGAGAAGTTCAAGCCCCTCGGTGGCCCGGACGGCGGCAACGGTGGCCGCGGTGGCGACATCGTGCTGCGGGTGGACCCGCAGATCACGACGTTGATCGACTACCACCACGGGCCGCACCGCACGGCGCCGAACGGTCGGCCGGGCGAGGGCGACGAGAAGAACGGCGCCCAGGGTGAGGACCTCGTGCTGCCGGTGCCCTCGGGCACGGTCGTGACGACCCGCGGGGGAGAGGTGCTCGCCGACCTCGTCGGCGACGGGGCCGAGCTCGTCGCGGCCCGCGGCGGTCGTGGCGGGCTGGGCAACAAGGCGCTCGCCTCCCCGCGGCGCAAGGCACCCGGCTTCGCGCTGCTGGGGGAGCCCGGCGAGGAGGCCGAGGTCGTCCTCGAGCTCAAGACCCTGGCCGACGTCGCGCTCGTGGGCTTTCCCTCCGCCGGCAAGTCCTCCCTGGTCAGCGTGCTGTCCGCGGCGCGGCCGAAGATCGCGGACTACCCCTTCACCACCCTCATCCCCAACCTCGGCGTCGTGACGGCCGGAGGGGAGCGCTTCACCATCGCCGACGTGCCGGGGCTCATCCCCGGGGCCAGCGAGGGCAAGGGGCTCGGGCTGCAGTTCCTGCGCCACGTCGAGCGCTGCCACGTGCTGGCGCACGTCGTGGACTGCGCCACGCTCGAGCCCGGACGCGACCCGCTGACCGACCTCGAGGTCATCGAGGAGGAGCTGGCGGCCTACGTCCCGCACGGCGAGCTGGGCGGCATACCCCTGGCGGAGCGGGTGCGGGTCGTCGTGCTCAACAAGGCCGACGTGCCCGAGGCCCGGGAGCTGGCCGAGATGGTGCGGCCCGACCTGGAGGAGCGCGGCTACGAGGTGCACATCGTCTCGGCCGTCGCCCACCAGGGGCTCAAGGAGCTGACCTTCGCCCTCGCCGGGCACGTCCGGCGCGCCCGGGAGGAGCAGGTCGAGGTCGAGCCGCAGCGGGTCGTCATCCGGCCGCGGGCCATGGACGACCAGGGCTTCACCGTGCAGCGGGAGAACACCGCTGACGGCGAGATCTTCCGGGTCGTGGGGGAGCGGCCCACCCGGTGGGTGCGGCAGACCGACTTCGCCAACGACGAGGCGGTCGGCTACCTCGCCGACCGGCTCGGCCGGCTCGGCGTCGAGGAGGAGCTGCTCAAGGCCGGTGCCGTGGCGGGGTCCACGGTGCTCATCGGTCCCGCGGACGACGCGGTCGTCTTCGACTGGGAGCCGACGATGGCCGGCGGCGCCGAGCTGCTCGGCAGCCGCGGTACGGACGCGCGCCTCGAGGACCGCTCCCGGCCGACCCGCGCGGAGAAGCGCGAGGCCTTTCACGACCGCAAGGACGCCCAGACGCAGGCCCGCGAGGAGCTCGAGGCCGAGCGCCGCGCCGGCTGGTGGACCGACGAGGACTGACCCACACCCGTCGCGCTCGGTCCGTA
This window contains:
- the rplU gene encoding 50S ribosomal protein L21, with amino-acid sequence MYAIVRAGGRQEKVSVGDVLTIDKVGGDATAGDTVELAPVLLVDGQTVTTDADALGKATVTAEVLGAVKGPKIVIQKYKNKTGYKKRQGHRQPLTQVKITAIDA
- the rpmA gene encoding 50S ribosomal protein L27 yields the protein MAHKKGASSTRNGRDSNAQRLGVKRFGGQVVGAGEIIVRQRGTHFHPGEGVGRGGDDTLFALVPGVVEFGAKRGRKTVNIVTEETVGA
- the obgE gene encoding GTPase ObgE, with the protein product MANFVDRVVLHLRAGKGGHGVASVHREKFKPLGGPDGGNGGRGGDIVLRVDPQITTLIDYHHGPHRTAPNGRPGEGDEKNGAQGEDLVLPVPSGTVVTTRGGEVLADLVGDGAELVAARGGRGGLGNKALASPRRKAPGFALLGEPGEEAEVVLELKTLADVALVGFPSAGKSSLVSVLSAARPKIADYPFTTLIPNLGVVTAGGERFTIADVPGLIPGASEGKGLGLQFLRHVERCHVLAHVVDCATLEPGRDPLTDLEVIEEELAAYVPHGELGGIPLAERVRVVVLNKADVPEARELAEMVRPDLEERGYEVHIVSAVAHQGLKELTFALAGHVRRAREEQVEVEPQRVVIRPRAMDDQGFTVQRENTADGEIFRVVGERPTRWVRQTDFANDEAVGYLADRLGRLGVEEELLKAGAVAGSTVLIGPADDAVVFDWEPTMAGGAELLGSRGTDARLEDRSRPTRAEKREAFHDRKDAQTQAREELEAERRAGWWTDED